In Nocardioides luti, the DNA window GCGCTCCTTCGGGTTCGGCGCCCTCGAGGATCGAGGTCGTGAGGCGGTGCATCAGCTGTTCGGTCCGTGCCCGCGAGTAGCGGCGGTCGCGGCGCAGCAGCTTCCACGTGTAGACGTCGGTCGCGACCACGAGGAGGTCGATGACCGGGTCGCGGGGGCCGGCGTACGGGGCGAAGACGGTCTGCACCCAGGTGCGGTGCATCGATCGACCACGTCGGGTGAGCTCGGCGACCTGCGGGTCGGTGGACTCCTGGGCGAGCATCAGGAGCGCCGTCTGGCCGCGGTCCTCGTAGTGGTCGACGATCACCCGGACGGCCGCGGCGACGTCGCCGACAGGGGTACGCCGCTCCTCGGTCACGGCAGCGATCGCGTGGTCCATGGTCGCTTCGTACAGACCGGCGCGGCTCGTGAAGTGCCGCAGGATGGTCTGGACGCTGACACCGGCCGCCTCGGCGACGTCGTCGAGGGAGATGTCGGGGAACATCCGCTCGCGGCCGAGGTCGAAGAGCGTCTCGAGGATCCGCCGCCGGGTGTCGGCGACGGCCTGGGCGCGAGCCCCCATGGTGTAGCTGCGTGTCGATTTCATGTCAATTGACGTTGACACGAAAAGGGTGGTGCGTCAATGGCGTTCTGGACGACAGCCCTCGGGCTCAGAGGGCGCCCTTCTTGGCGATGAAGGTCGGGTGGGCCTGGTCGAACCAGGTGCGGCTGATGTGCGTGCGCGAGATCCGCTCGTCGAAGGCCCAGGCGGTCGCCCAGACGTTCTGGTCCGGGGCTCCCCAGTCCAGGCCGCGCTCGGCGCGGAGGGCTCCCTCCTTCGGCGGCTTGAAGCCCGCGTCGAACTGCCGCACGACCTCGCCCTTCTTCGCGACCGTGACGGAGGTGTCCAGCTCGACGTCGGTGAAGAACTCGGCCGCGCGGCCGTGGCGCGACAGCCGGGCCAGCGCGGCGTCGTCGAGGACGCCGTACGGTGCGTAGACCACCACGGCGTGCCCGCGGCGCTGGACCTGGACGACCCGGGGCCACGAGTAGTCCGCCGTGACGTGGTCGAAGAGGTAGGTCTCGGCCTCCGTGGGGGTCATGGCGGCGAGCTTCCGCTTGACGCCGCCCAGGTGCCTCACCACAGCGGCGCGACCCATGCCCCGGACCACGACGATCGTGTAGGTGTCGGACGGGGTGATGTCGTCGAGCCACGCGTACTTGCCCGGCATCGCATGACGCGAGCCGTGCCAGTCGTCCGTCCGCGCCGAGGCGGCCGTGGTGAGGGGCGGCCCGACCAGGCCGGCGGTGCCGAGGACGGTCGCGAGGAGGAGTCTGACGGCCGTGCGCACGGGCCGATGCTGGCACAGGCCCGGCGGCGGCATCGGGGAATCCGGGCGGTTGCCCCGGAGCCTCTCAGTCGACGATCGCCGGCCGCTCGGCGTGCACGACCGACGGCTCGATCCGCAGCAGCCGGGCGACCCGGTCGGGCAGCTTCCAGTTCCAGGAGCCGAACAGCGACACCAGCGACGGCACCAGCAGCGAGCGGATGATGGTGGCGTCGAGGAGGATGCCGATGCCCAGTCCGGTGGCGAGCACCTTGATGTCGGTGCCGGGCCCGGAGGCCAGGGCGGCGAAGGCCAGGAAGAGGATCAGGGCGGCGCTGGTGACCAGACGGCCGGTGCGGCCGATGCCGCGGACGACGGCCTGGTCGGTCGAGGCACCGGCGTCGTACTCCTCGCGCACCCGGCTCAGGATGAAGACCTCGTAGTCCATCGACAGGCCGTAGAGGAACGCGAAGACCATGATCGGGATCCAGAACGTCACCGCGCCGGTCTCCGCGATGCCGAAGACGGCGTTGGAGCCGTAGCCCTCCTGCCAGAAGAGCACCATCGCGCCGAAGACCGCGGTCAGTGAGACCAGGTTGAGCAGCACCGCCTTGAGGGGCAGCAGCAGCGAACGGAACGCGCGGACGAGCAGGACGTAGGTCAGCAGGCAGATCAGCCCCAGCATCAGCGGCAGGTTGCCGTACACCGCGTGCAGGAAGTCGACCTGGTCCGCGCCGAGCCCGGCCACCCCGATCACCCCGTCGGTGGAGTCGGCGACGTCCTGCACCCGGCGTACGACGTCCACGCTCTGGGAGTTGACGGTCTCGCCGTCCGGGATGAGCACGACGACGGTCCGGCCGTCGACGTCCGCGCCGTCGCCCGTGGGGACGACGGCGGTGACGATGCCGTCGACCTCGCCGAGCGTGCTCGCGACGGCGTCCGCCTTGTCGGTCTCGGCGAGCACCTCGATGGGGGTGAGCACGCCGGTGGATACGCCGCCGTCCTCGAGCGTGCGCAGGGCGTCGTAGGCGGCCCCGTTCGACGCCAGCGACTCGGAGTCGGCCGCCCCGATCTTGATGCCGGTGAAGGCGGCCGTCAGCAGGCCGAGCATGAGGACGGCAGCCCCGGCCGCGATCCAGCGGCGGCGGACGACGAGGCCCGCCCAGCGGGTCCATGCCGGGCTCGACTGGTTCTCGTGACGGATCTTCGGCCAGTCGACGCGCGGGCCGATGCCACCCAGGATCGCCGGCGTCAGGGTGAGCGTGACGAGCACGCTGGCGAGCGGGATGAGCGCGCCGCCGTACCCGATGCTCCGGAGGAAGGGCACCGGCAGCACCACCAGCGCGAGCAGCCCGATCGCCACCGTGATGCCGCTGAACAGCACCGCGTGGCCGGCGGTCTCCATCGCCGTCACCACGGCCTCGTGGTTGTCCTTGCCGTGGTCGCGCTCCTCCCGCCATCGGGTCACGAGCAGCAGCGAGTAGTCGATCGCGACCCCCAGCCCGACCAGCGCGATGAGGAACTCGACGATGAACGAGACGTCGGTGAGGTAGGTGATCGGGAGCAGCAGCAGGAACGTCGTCAGGATCGAGACGGCAGCGACCAGCAGCGGCATGAAGGCCAGCAGGGACGCGAAGACGAACAGGAGCACGGCCAGTGCGCCCAGCCCGCCGAGCAGCGTCTCGGCGAGCACACCGGGGCCGCCGGTCTCGTCGCCGACGGCGAGCGCGTCCATGCCGGTCACACCGACGGTCGCCCCCTCGGGCACCTGCGCCGCGACCGCCTTGCGGACCACCTCGGTCGGCAGCACCGTCGCGAAGCTGTCGGGGAAGGGGTAGAAGACCAGGGCGTACGCCGTCGCGCCGTCCTCGGTGCGGAACGCCGCGTCGCCGGTGTTGGCCTCGTCGAGGACGCGGAGGGGTACGTCGGCCTGCGTCACCGACGCGAACGCGTCGCCGATCTGCTGCTCGCTGCCGGTCACCTTCTGGCCGTCGGGCATCGTGACCGTGACGACGAGCGGGACCGTGTTGCCCCCGTTGCCGTAGGCCTTGATGATCTGGGCCGCCGTCTCGGTGCCGGGCTGGCCGGGCAGGGAGAAGTCGACGGTGAGCCGGTTGTTCACGGTGCTGGTGACCGCCATGCCGGCGACCGT includes these proteins:
- a CDS encoding MMPL family transporter codes for the protein MRALGEWVLRHRKMVMLCWLLITVAGMAVTSTVNNRLTVDFSLPGQPGTETAAQIIKAYGNGGNTVPLVVTVTMPDGQKVTGSEQQIGDAFASVTQADVPLRVLDEANTGDAAFRTEDGATAYALVFYPFPDSFATVLPTEVVRKAVAAQVPEGATVGVTGMDALAVGDETGGPGVLAETLLGGLGALAVLLFVFASLLAFMPLLVAAVSILTTFLLLLPITYLTDVSFIVEFLIALVGLGVAIDYSLLLVTRWREERDHGKDNHEAVVTAMETAGHAVLFSGITVAIGLLALVVLPVPFLRSIGYGGALIPLASVLVTLTLTPAILGGIGPRVDWPKIRHENQSSPAWTRWAGLVVRRRWIAAGAAVLMLGLLTAAFTGIKIGAADSESLASNGAAYDALRTLEDGGVSTGVLTPIEVLAETDKADAVASTLGEVDGIVTAVVPTGDGADVDGRTVVVLIPDGETVNSQSVDVVRRVQDVADSTDGVIGVAGLGADQVDFLHAVYGNLPLMLGLICLLTYVLLVRAFRSLLLPLKAVLLNLVSLTAVFGAMVLFWQEGYGSNAVFGIAETGAVTFWIPIMVFAFLYGLSMDYEVFILSRVREEYDAGASTDQAVVRGIGRTGRLVTSAALILFLAFAALASGPGTDIKVLATGLGIGILLDATIIRSLLVPSLVSLFGSWNWKLPDRVARLLRIEPSVVHAERPAIVD
- a CDS encoding TetR/AcrR family transcriptional regulator, translating into MKSTRSYTMGARAQAVADTRRRILETLFDLGRERMFPDISLDDVAEAAGVSVQTILRHFTSRAGLYEATMDHAIAAVTEERRTPVGDVAAAVRVIVDHYEDRGQTALLMLAQESTDPQVAELTRRGRSMHRTWVQTVFAPYAGPRDPVIDLLVVATDVYTWKLLRRDRRYSRARTEQLMHRLTTSILEGAEPEGAPS